One window of the Diospyros lotus cultivar Yz01 chromosome 12, ASM1463336v1, whole genome shotgun sequence genome contains the following:
- the LOC127814073 gene encoding uncharacterized protein LOC127814073 — MPRMLITDFEHNLDKQDPVDFVTPNQPEQPAESCTKCEVGECCAIFVEDDMDDKSPKGRGHRRKRRARALCSPFTNPLKRRKLLNVKVFEPFREVDPAKVSDLTKWLEKASPR; from the exons ATGCCTCGTATGTTGATCACAGATTTTGAGCACAATTTGGATAAGCAAGATCCTGTTGACTTTGTGACGCCAAATCAACCAGAGCAGCCTGCAGAAAGCTGCACTAAAT GTGAAGTGGGAGAATGTTGTGCTATTTTTGTTGAGGATGATATGGATGATAAATCACCTAAAGGAAGAGGGCATAGGAGAAAGAGGAGAGCACGTGCATTGTGTTCCCCATTCACCAATCCCTTAAAGAGAAGGAAGTTGTTGAATGTGAAGGTGTTTGAACCGTTTCGAGAAGTGGATCCTGCAAAAGTCAGTGATCTCACAAAGTGGTTGGAAAAAGCTTCACCAAGGTAA